The following nucleotide sequence is from Pseudonocardia abyssalis.
GCTCGGTGAACCCGTGCACGACGTCGATGCTGCGACCGCGGTAGCTCTCCCACCGGTCGACCTCGGACTGGGTGCCGATCACCAGACCGGAGCGCCACGGCAGGCCGCCGGGGGCGGTGCCGGTGGAGCGGCGGCGGGTGGGACTCGTCGCGGCGGGCTCCTCGGACTCCCCGGCCTCCTCGGTCGGCTCCGCCGCGCCGGTCGCCTCGGGCTCCGGGCTCGGCGCGCTGTCGACGGCGGCGGGCGCGGCGAGCACCGGCGGCACGTCGGGCGTCGGCGGGATGAGGGAGAGCAGATCCGGCTCGGCGACCTGCTCGGGCACCGTCAACTGGTCGACGACGTACACGCCGGCGCAGACCATCGCCACGGCCATGACCACACCCACCGGCAGCCAGCGCCCGCCGATGCCGCGCCGCGGCGCGGTCGTGGTGGCGGCGCGACGGTGCCTCGGCTCGATCGGGGGTGCCTCGGGAGCGCGCATGTGAGATGTCCTCGTGACGGTTCGCGCCGGGCGAAGCGGGGGGAGCGTACCCGGCGGGGGCATGACCGCAGGCGAACCTATCACCCGAAAGCATGACGATCGGGATCATTCGGCAGCCCACGGTGATCTGCGCCGAGCGCACGGGGAGCGTCGACGAAAGGATCGGCCGTACGCAGTACCGTCGGCGCGTGTTCGCCCGCCGCATCACCGTCGTCGGGGCCGGGTACGTCGGCCTCACCACCGGAGCCTGCCTCGCCGCACTCGGTCACTACGTGACGTGCGTCGACCCCGACCCGGAGCGGATCGCGCGCCTGCGGGCGGGCGAGGTCGACCTCCGCGAGCCCGACCTGCCCGAACTCCTCGACGAGGGGCTCGCCGCCGGGCGCCTCACGTTCGCCACGAGCGCGACGGCGGCGCTGACGTCGCCGCGCGGGGACGTCGAGGTCGTGATCCTGTGCGTACCCACCCCCGTCGGGATCGGCGGGGTCGCCGACCTGGACGCGCTGCAGGTGACCGTCGAGGAGATCGGTCCGCACCTGGTCCCGGGCTGCGTGCTCGTCACCAAGTCGACGGTGCCGGTGGGCACCTCGCTGCGGGTGCGCGAGCTGCTGGGCCGCGCCGACGTGCCGGTCGTCAGCAACCCGGAGTTCCTGCGCGAGGGCAGCGCGGTGCACGACTTCCGGCACCCGGACCGGATCGTGGTCGGCTGCGACGAACAGGACGCCGCGGAGCGGGTGGCCGCGCTGTACTCGCGACTGGGCGCCCCGACGGTGCTCACGGACGCGGCGAGCGCGGAGCTCGTCAAGTACGCCGCCAACGCGTTCCTGGCGCTCAAGGTGAGCTACGTCAACGCGCTCGCCGAGCTGTGCGAGCGGGTCGGCGCCGACGTCCGCGACGTCACCGAGGGCATCGGGCACGACCGCCGGATCGGGCAGGCGTTCCTGTCCCCCGGCCCCGGCTGGGGCGGCGCCACCCTGCCCAAGGACACGCACGCGCTGCTGGAGTCGGCCGACGCGGCCGACTTCGAGTTCCGGATCGTCCGCGCGGCGATCGACACGAACGTCCGCCAGCGCCGGCGCATGGTCGACAAGGTGCGGCTCGCGGTGACCGGCAGCCGTCGGGGGTCGCTGTCGCGGTGCCGGATCGGGCTGCTCGGGCTCACCTTCAAGGCGGGCACCGACGACGTCCGCGAGTCCCCCGCCCTCGCCGTGGCCGCGCTGCTGCGCCAGGCCGGTGCTGAGCTGGTGGCCTACGACCCCGCCGTGCCGCCGGGGCGCACCGACCCCGGCCTCGACGGCATCGAGCTGGTCGGGAGCGCCGTGGACGCGGCCAAGGAC
It contains:
- a CDS encoding UDP-glucose dehydrogenase family protein — encoded protein: MFARRITVVGAGYVGLTTGACLAALGHYVTCVDPDPERIARLRAGEVDLREPDLPELLDEGLAAGRLTFATSATAALTSPRGDVEVVILCVPTPVGIGGVADLDALQVTVEEIGPHLVPGCVLVTKSTVPVGTSLRVRELLGRADVPVVSNPEFLREGSAVHDFRHPDRIVVGCDEQDAAERVAALYSRLGAPTVLTDAASAELVKYAANAFLALKVSYVNALAELCERVGADVRDVTEGIGHDRRIGQAFLSPGPGWGGATLPKDTHALLESADAADFEFRIVRAAIDTNVRQRRRMVDKVRLAVTGSRRGSLSRCRIGLLGLTFKAGTDDVRESPALAVAALLRQAGAELVAYDPAVPPGRTDPGLDGIELVGSAVDAAKDVEALVVLTEWPQFRTLDWAALAGLTVRPVVVDTRNLLDPDVLRRAGFTCHPLGRPARR